A genomic segment from Nitratiruptor sp. YY08-10 encodes:
- a CDS encoding DUF4395 domain-containing protein, with translation MHFNSCPISSERVDVIQLRISGLFFIFFTLLYLFSHNILFFLPVALEMTLRLFDKRLAPFLLTARWIQNLFAIQPKIEDGASKNFALKLGLLIAICIIMSFSIPVVSNMFATILLLCIMLETLFGFCVGCVVYQQIQKWSN, from the coding sequence ATGCATTTCAATTCCTGCCCTATTTCATCAGAAAGAGTCGACGTCATACAGCTTCGTATCAGTGGACTTTTTTTCATTTTTTTTACGCTTTTGTATCTATTTTCACACAATATTCTCTTTTTCCTTCCTGTTGCGCTTGAAATGACTTTGAGACTTTTTGATAAAAGATTGGCTCCTTTCTTGCTTACTGCCAGATGGATACAAAACCTCTTCGCAATACAACCAAAAATAGAAGATGGAGCTTCCAAAAATTTTGCTTTAAAACTAGGACTTCTTATTGCAATATGTATTATAATGAGTTTTTCAATTCCAGTGGTATCAAATATGTTTGCGACCATTTTACTTTTATGTATAATGCTTGAAACACTCTTTGGATTTTGTGTAGGTTGTGTTGTATATCAGCAAATACAAAAATGGAGTAATTGA
- a CDS encoding Rrf2 family transcriptional regulator, translating into MALVSAKGSYAIAAIFVLYEHHNENKPLKTELIAKLGSIPKNFLEQILLDLKKSGIVQSIRGAKGGYILAKPPQDILLIDIINSVEPECCTGICRTRNPALEALWSDFNKTIHNFLARPITIFDEYSLKARSQIDYCI; encoded by the coding sequence ATGGCACTCGTTTCAGCAAAAGGATCCTATGCGATTGCAGCAATTTTTGTCCTGTATGAACATCACAATGAAAACAAGCCACTCAAGACAGAATTGATAGCAAAACTTGGCTCTATCCCTAAAAATTTTCTGGAGCAGATTTTGTTGGATCTGAAGAAAAGCGGTATCGTTCAATCCATCCGAGGAGCCAAAGGAGGATATATACTAGCAAAACCTCCACAAGACATCCTATTGATAGATATCATAAACAGTGTTGAGCCAGAATGCTGTACCGGTATTTGTAGAACGCGAAATCCTGCATTAGAAGCACTATGGAGTGATTTCAATAAAACCATTCACAATTTTCTTGCAAGACCTATTACCATTTTTGATGAATACAGCCTCAAAGCAAGATCACAGATAGATTACTGCATCTGA